In Sphingomonas sp. G-3-2-10, a single window of DNA contains:
- a CDS encoding helix-turn-helix transcriptional regulator, which translates to MHNAAQEAELIDRIYECAVVPELWPQVLDDVAKMTGSRGGLLFSARKSLYWTASETVRDVFAEYVNDGWFTRCSRRVCLYSRSEPSFFVEQDFWTEEELDANPIYRDFFRPRGLGWSAGTGLAVPTGDNIVFSVEREYGGGPIQPEQVAWLNSLRPHLARSAFVTARLRLQRAQGASEALTALALPAVLLDGNGAAIEANPLARDLGDLIVWGANNRILLADKRANEMLHGALAAIEVTAETATRSFPVRDADGKAAMVAHLIPIKRSAHDILGTSYALLMLTPVAAERRPSSDLVKSLFDLTPSEARVAGAIATGKTLEEIASDGNVAITTVRSQLRRVLEKTGCTRQAEVAALLANIAIGPASEA; encoded by the coding sequence ATGCACAACGCCGCCCAGGAAGCCGAACTGATCGACCGCATCTACGAATGCGCCGTCGTCCCGGAACTGTGGCCGCAGGTGCTCGACGATGTCGCGAAGATGACCGGCAGCCGCGGCGGACTGCTCTTCTCCGCGCGCAAGTCGCTTTACTGGACCGCTTCGGAGACCGTCCGCGACGTCTTCGCCGAATATGTCAACGACGGCTGGTTCACCCGGTGCAGCCGCCGCGTCTGCCTCTACAGCCGCAGCGAGCCTTCCTTCTTCGTCGAACAGGATTTCTGGACCGAGGAGGAACTCGACGCCAATCCGATCTATCGCGACTTCTTCCGCCCGCGCGGCCTCGGCTGGTCGGCGGGTACCGGCCTGGCGGTCCCCACCGGGGACAATATCGTGTTCAGCGTCGAGCGCGAATATGGCGGCGGTCCGATCCAGCCCGAACAGGTCGCCTGGCTCAATTCGCTCCGCCCGCATCTCGCGCGCAGCGCCTTCGTCACCGCGCGCCTTCGCCTGCAACGCGCGCAGGGCGCCAGCGAAGCCCTTACCGCGCTTGCGCTTCCCGCGGTCCTGCTCGACGGAAACGGCGCGGCGATCGAAGCCAATCCGCTCGCCCGGGATCTTGGCGATCTGATCGTCTGGGGCGCGAACAACCGCATCCTGCTGGCCGACAAGCGCGCCAACGAGATGCTCCACGGCGCGCTCGCCGCAATCGAAGTCACGGCGGAAACGGCCACCCGGTCCTTCCCGGTTCGCGACGCTGACGGAAAGGCGGCGATGGTCGCGCATCTTATCCCGATCAAGCGCTCCGCCCACGACATTCTCGGCACAAGCTATGCCCTGCTGATGCTCACCCCGGTCGCTGCCGAGCGCCGCCCGTCGAGCGATCTGGTCAAGTCGCTGTTCGATCTCACCCCGTCCGAAGCCCGCGTCGCCGGCGCCATCGCAACCGGCAAGACGCTCGAGGAGATCGCCTCCGACGGCAATGTCGCGATCACCACGGTTCGCTCCCAGCTTCGCCGCGTGCTGGAAAAGACCGGCTGCACCCGCCAGGCCGAAGTCGCCGCGCTCCTCGCCAACATCGCGATCGGCCCCGCCAGCGAAGCCTGA